One window from the genome of Pseudomonas fluorescens encodes:
- a CDS encoding TetR/AcrR family transcriptional regulator has product MNQPTAPSPSTRGPADHDIRDQIVAAANEHFSQYGYAKTTVSDLAKAIGFSKAYIYKFFDSKQAIGEAICSSCLAKIVAAVEEAISEEGLSSTERFRRLVKTLITTGIDLFFNDRKLYDIAAFSASERWPSSQVYDARIKQFVVQVVREGRESGEFERKTPLDETVEAIHLTLRPFVNPLLLQYSLDHVEVAPTLTANLILRSLMP; this is encoded by the coding sequence ATGAATCAGCCAACAGCACCTTCGCCCAGCACTCGCGGCCCAGCCGATCATGACATTCGCGACCAGATTGTCGCGGCGGCCAACGAGCATTTCAGTCAATACGGCTACGCCAAGACCACCGTGTCTGACCTGGCCAAGGCCATTGGCTTTTCCAAGGCCTACATCTACAAGTTCTTCGATTCCAAGCAGGCGATTGGCGAGGCCATCTGTTCCAGCTGTCTTGCGAAGATCGTTGCGGCCGTGGAGGAGGCCATCAGCGAGGAAGGACTCTCTTCGACCGAGCGCTTTCGTCGCCTGGTCAAGACCCTGATTACCACGGGAATCGACCTGTTCTTCAATGATCGCAAGCTCTACGACATTGCCGCATTCTCCGCGTCGGAGCGCTGGCCCAGCTCCCAGGTGTATGACGCACGGATCAAGCAGTTCGTGGTGCAGGTCGTACGGGAAGGGCGCGAAAGCGGTGAATTCGAACGCAAGACACCCTTGGATGAAACCGTTGAAGCGATACACCTGACCCTTCGGCCTTTCGTCAATCCTCTATTGCTGCAGTACAGCCTCGATCATGTCGAGGTGGCGCCGACGCTCACCGCCAACCTCATCCTGCGTAGCCTGATGCCCTGA
- a CDS encoding VOC family protein: protein MSLSPFHLAIPVYDLAAARTFYGEVFGLEEGRSSSQWVDFNFYGHQLVIHEQPKTASQESAQSNPVDGHDVPVPHFGVVLAWEAWEALAERLRSFGTEFVIEPYVRFKGQVGEQATMFLFDPCGNALEFKAFKDMSQLFAK from the coding sequence ATGAGCCTTTCTCCGTTCCACCTGGCGATTCCGGTCTACGATCTTGCCGCCGCCCGTACTTTCTACGGTGAAGTGTTTGGCCTGGAAGAAGGCCGTTCCAGCAGCCAGTGGGTCGATTTCAATTTCTACGGGCACCAACTGGTGATTCATGAGCAACCCAAGACCGCTTCCCAGGAAAGCGCCCAGAGCAATCCGGTGGACGGGCACGATGTGCCGGTCCCGCACTTTGGCGTTGTTCTGGCTTGGGAGGCGTGGGAGGCACTGGCTGAACGACTGAGATCTTTCGGTACGGAGTTTGTGATTGAACCCTACGTCCGCTTCAAAGGGCAGGTTGGCGAGCAAGCCACGATGTTCCTGTTCGATCCGTGTGGCAATGCCCTTGAATTCAAGGCATTCAAGGATATGAGCCAGCTTTTTGCCAAATGA
- a CDS encoding efflux RND transporter permease subunit: MKFSQFFISRPIFAAVLSLLILIAGAISLFQLPISEYPEVVPPTVVVRANFPGANPKVIGETVAAPLEQAITGVENMLYMSSQSTADGKITLTITFALGTDLDNAQVQVQNRVTRTEPKLPEEVTRIGITVDKASPDLTMVVHLTSPDKRYDMLYLSNYALLNIKDELARLGGVGDVQLFGMGDYSLRVWLDPNKTASRNLTATDVVTAIREQNRQVAAGALGAPPSPNAQSFQLSINTQGRLVNEEEFENIIIRSGANGEITRLKDIARVELGSSQYALRSLLDNQPAVAIPIFQRPGSNAIQISNDVREKMEELKKGFPAGMDYSIVYDPTIFVRGSIEAVVHTLFEALILVVLVVILFLQTWRASIIPLVAVPVSLIGTFAVMHLFGFSLNALSLFGLVLAIGIVVDDAIVVVENVERNIELGLTPVEATKRAMGEVTGPIIATALVLCAVFVPAAFISGLTGQFYKQFALTIAISTVISAINSLTLSPALAAVLLKGHDAPKDRFSKFLDKVFGGWLFRPFNRFFERASHGYVGTVARVIRSSGIALVLYAGLMVLTFFGFSTTPTGFVPGQDKQYLVAFAQLPDASSLDRTEDVIKRMSDLALKQPGVESAVAFPGLSINGFTNSPNAGIVFVTLKPFDERKDPSMSAGAIAGALNGKYSEIQEAYMAIFPPPPVQGLGTIGGFRLQIEDRGNLGYDELYKETMNIITKSRSVPELAGLFTSYTVNVPQVDAAIDREKAKTHGVAVSDIFDTLQIYLGSLYANDFNRFGRTYQVNVQAEQQFRLESDQIGQLKVRNNRGEMIPLATFIKVSDTSGPDRVMHYNGFITAEINGAAAPGYSSGQAEKAIEKLLKDELPNGMTYEWTDLTYQQILSGNTALFVFPLCVLLAFLVLAAQYESWSLPLAVILIVPMTLLSAITGVILSGGDNNIFTQIGLIVLVGLACKNAILIVEFAKDKQLEGMNPLAAVLEACRLRLRPILMTSFAFIMGVVPLVFSSGAGAEMRHAMGVAVFSGMLGVTFFGLLLTPVFYVLIRNFVERSEARKAARALKLEAQQ, from the coding sequence ATGAAATTTTCCCAGTTCTTCATTTCGCGGCCGATCTTCGCAGCGGTGCTTTCGCTGCTGATCCTGATCGCCGGCGCCATCTCGCTGTTCCAGCTACCGATCAGCGAATACCCGGAAGTCGTGCCGCCGACCGTGGTCGTACGCGCCAACTTCCCCGGCGCCAACCCCAAGGTCATCGGCGAAACCGTGGCCGCGCCCCTGGAACAAGCCATCACCGGCGTCGAGAACATGCTGTACATGTCCTCGCAGTCCACCGCTGACGGCAAGATCACCTTGACCATCACCTTCGCCCTGGGCACCGACCTGGACAACGCCCAGGTGCAGGTGCAGAACCGCGTCACCCGGACCGAGCCCAAACTGCCGGAAGAAGTGACCCGGATCGGTATCACGGTGGACAAGGCATCGCCCGACCTGACCATGGTCGTGCACTTGACCTCGCCGGACAAACGCTACGACATGCTCTACCTGTCCAACTACGCCCTGCTCAACATCAAGGATGAGCTGGCGCGCCTGGGCGGCGTAGGTGATGTGCAACTGTTCGGCATGGGTGACTACTCCCTGCGGGTCTGGCTGGATCCGAACAAGACCGCCTCGCGCAACCTGACCGCCACCGACGTGGTCACCGCGATCCGTGAACAGAACCGCCAGGTGGCGGCCGGTGCCCTGGGGGCGCCGCCATCGCCCAATGCCCAATCCTTCCAGTTGTCGATCAATACCCAGGGTCGCCTGGTGAATGAGGAAGAGTTCGAGAACATCATCATTCGTTCCGGCGCCAACGGCGAGATCACGCGCCTGAAGGACATCGCCCGGGTCGAGTTGGGTTCCAGCCAATACGCCCTGCGCTCGTTGCTGGACAACCAGCCGGCCGTGGCGATCCCGATCTTCCAGCGTCCGGGCTCCAACGCCATCCAGATCTCCAACGACGTTCGCGAGAAGATGGAAGAGCTGAAGAAAGGCTTCCCGGCCGGGATGGACTACAGCATCGTCTATGACCCGACGATCTTCGTCCGGGGTTCCATCGAAGCGGTGGTCCACACCCTGTTCGAAGCCCTGATTCTCGTGGTGCTGGTGGTGATCCTGTTCCTGCAGACCTGGCGCGCCTCGATCATTCCCCTGGTGGCGGTGCCGGTTTCGCTGATCGGTACGTTCGCGGTGATGCACCTGTTCGGCTTCTCGTTGAACGCCCTGTCGCTGTTCGGCCTGGTCCTGGCGATCGGTATCGTGGTGGACGACGCCATCGTGGTGGTGGAGAACGTCGAGCGAAACATCGAGCTGGGACTCACCCCCGTGGAGGCGACCAAGCGCGCCATGGGCGAAGTGACCGGCCCGATCATCGCCACCGCCCTGGTGCTGTGCGCGGTCTTCGTTCCGGCGGCGTTCATCAGTGGCCTGACCGGTCAGTTCTATAAACAGTTCGCCCTGACCATTGCCATCTCCACGGTCATCTCGGCGATCAACTCCCTGACCCTGTCGCCGGCCTTGGCCGCGGTACTGCTCAAGGGCCATGACGCGCCCAAGGACCGTTTCTCCAAATTCCTGGACAAGGTGTTCGGTGGCTGGCTGTTCCGTCCGTTCAACCGCTTCTTCGAGCGTGCCAGCCATGGCTACGTGGGCACCGTCGCTCGGGTGATCCGCAGCAGCGGCATCGCCCTGGTGCTCTACGCCGGCCTGATGGTGCTGACGTTCTTCGGCTTCTCCACCACCCCGACCGGCTTCGTGCCCGGCCAGGACAAGCAATACCTGGTGGCCTTCGCCCAACTGCCGGACGCCTCGAGCCTGGACCGCACCGAAGACGTGATCAAGCGCATGTCCGACCTGGCCCTCAAGCAGCCAGGCGTTGAAAGCGCCGTGGCCTTCCCCGGCCTGTCGATCAACGGTTTCACCAACAGCCCGAACGCCGGCATCGTGTTCGTGACCCTCAAGCCCTTCGACGAGCGCAAGGACCCGAGCATGTCGGCCGGCGCCATCGCCGGTGCCTTGAACGGCAAGTACTCGGAGATCCAGGAAGCCTACATGGCGATCTTCCCACCGCCGCCAGTACAGGGCCTGGGTACCATCGGTGGTTTCCGCCTGCAAATCGAAGACCGGGGCAACCTGGGCTACGACGAGCTGTACAAAGAAACCATGAACATCATCACCAAGAGCCGCAGCGTGCCGGAACTGGCCGGGTTGTTCACCAGCTACACCGTGAACGTGCCCCAGGTCGATGCCGCCATCGACCGTGAAAAAGCCAAGACCCATGGCGTGGCCGTCAGCGACATCTTCGACACCCTGCAGATCTACCTGGGTTCGTTGTATGCCAACGACTTCAACCGCTTCGGTCGCACCTACCAGGTCAACGTCCAGGCCGAGCAGCAGTTCCGTCTCGAATCGGACCAGATCGGCCAGCTCAAGGTGCGCAACAACCGTGGCGAGATGATCCCGCTGGCGACCTTCATCAAGGTCAGCGACACCTCGGGGCCAGACCGTGTGATGCACTACAACGGCTTCATCACCGCTGAAATCAACGGTGCCGCTGCCCCGGGCTACAGTTCCGGCCAGGCTGAAAAGGCCATCGAGAAACTGCTCAAGGACGAACTGCCCAACGGCATGACGTACGAGTGGACCGACCTGACGTACCAGCAGATCCTCTCGGGCAACACCGCACTGTTCGTGTTCCCGCTCTGCGTACTGCTGGCGTTCCTGGTGCTCGCGGCACAGTACGAAAGCTGGAGCCTGCCATTGGCGGTGATCCTGATCGTACCGATGACCCTGCTGTCGGCGATTACCGGGGTGATTCTCTCCGGTGGCGACAACAACATCTTTACCCAGATCGGCTTGATCGTACTGGTGGGACTTGCCTGCAAGAACGCGATTCTGATCGTCGAGTTCGCCAAGGATAAACAGCTCGAAGGCATGAACCCGCTGGCGGCGGTCCTCGAAGCATGCCGCCTGCGTCTGCGGCCGATCCTGATGACCTCCTTCGCCTTCATCATGGGCGTGGTGCCCCTGGTGTTCTCCAGCGGCGCAGGTGCGGAAATGCGTCATGCCATGGGTGTGGCGGTGTTCTCCGGGATGCTCGGCGTGACCTTCTTCGGTCTGCTGCTCACCCCCGTGTTCTATGTACTGATCCGCAACTTCGTCGAGCGCAGCGAGGCCCGCAAGGCGGCCCGGGCTTTGAAACTGGAGGCGCAACAATGA
- the mexE gene encoding multidrug efflux RND transporter periplasmic adaptor subunit MexE, whose protein sequence is MEHSLSKLRFPLALLAVLVMSACGKTPDTAASMPPAKVSVAKVLEQPVNEWDEFTGRLEAPETVEIRPRVSGQIDEVAFTEGALVKKGDLLFQIDPRPFQAEVRRLEAQLAQARATATRSENEAQRGERLRLSNAISAELADSRTSAAQEARAAAAAIQAQLDLAKLNLSFTRVTSPISGRVSRADITAGNLVTADVTPLTSVVSTDKVYAYFDADERVFLKYTQLARQGQRGQATPVYMGLSNEDGNPHLGQMNFVDNQVNPQTGTIRGRAVFDNKDGAYTPGLYARLKLVGSGTYAAVLINDEAVGTDLGKKFVLVMDADNKPAYRAVELGPKIEGLRIVRSGLSKDDTIIVKGLQRARPGAPVTPETVPMASDETIAALAQQRKALEASNLPQVAPSKAASGSAGKLAAATPRG, encoded by the coding sequence ATGGAACATTCACTTTCAAAACTGCGTTTTCCCCTCGCGCTGCTGGCGGTGCTGGTGATGAGCGCCTGTGGCAAGACTCCCGACACGGCAGCGTCCATGCCGCCGGCCAAAGTCAGTGTGGCCAAGGTGTTGGAGCAGCCCGTCAACGAATGGGATGAGTTCACCGGCCGCCTCGAGGCGCCAGAAACCGTCGAGATCCGCCCGCGGGTTTCCGGGCAGATCGACGAAGTGGCCTTCACCGAAGGCGCGCTGGTCAAGAAAGGCGACCTGTTGTTCCAGATCGACCCACGCCCCTTCCAGGCTGAAGTCCGTCGTCTCGAAGCCCAACTGGCTCAAGCCCGCGCCACCGCGACCCGCAGCGAGAACGAAGCCCAGCGTGGCGAGCGCCTGCGCTTGAGCAACGCCATTTCCGCCGAGTTGGCGGATTCGCGCACCAGCGCCGCCCAGGAAGCCCGTGCCGCCGCCGCCGCCATCCAGGCGCAGTTGGACCTGGCGAAACTGAACCTGAGCTTTACCCGGGTCACCTCGCCCATCAGCGGTCGCGTCAGCCGGGCGGACATCACCGCCGGCAACCTGGTGACCGCCGACGTCACGCCGCTGACCAGCGTCGTGTCCACCGACAAGGTCTACGCCTACTTCGACGCCGACGAGCGTGTTTTCCTCAAGTACACCCAACTCGCCCGCCAGGGCCAGCGCGGCCAGGCCACGCCGGTCTACATGGGCCTGTCCAACGAGGACGGCAACCCGCACCTGGGCCAGATGAACTTCGTCGACAACCAGGTCAACCCGCAGACCGGCACCATTCGTGGTCGCGCCGTGTTCGACAACAAGGACGGCGCCTACACCCCAGGCCTGTACGCCCGCCTGAAGCTGGTAGGCAGCGGCACTTACGCCGCCGTGCTGATCAACGACGAAGCCGTGGGCACCGACCTGGGCAAGAAATTCGTGCTGGTGATGGACGCCGACAACAAGCCGGCCTACCGCGCCGTCGAGTTGGGGCCGAAGATCGAAGGCCTGCGCATCGTGCGCAGCGGCCTGAGCAAAGACGACACCATCATCGTCAAGGGGCTGCAACGGGCTCGTCCGGGTGCACCGGTCACGCCTGAAACCGTGCCGATGGCCAGCGACGAAACCATTGCAGCCCTGGCACAACAACGTAAAGCGCTCGAAGCCAGCAACCTGCCCCAAGTCGCGCCATCCAAGGCAGCGTCAGGCTCGGCAGGCAAACTGGCCGCTGCGACCCCACGCGGTTAA
- a CDS encoding thioesterase family protein, producing MTSFAQVLAQFDPSVPFVAPANWQQGRTIFGGLSAALSLEAVLRERPQGFPPFKSAQVSFIGPVTQAQTFDTSVLREGRSVTSVSVDCKSGDELALRTTLLFAQPRASRITHEAWGCPLVEEASRYTTLALDSTIAPACAFNFEMRPAGGSLPVSGATNPELLMWVRHLDAQGVDPAVALIALADSLPPAAMTCFTEPAAISSASWTIDLPQPAVAGEWFLISAFSQQASEGYSLQDMEIWDESGRRVLWARQTVAIFT from the coding sequence ATGACCAGTTTTGCTCAGGTGCTGGCGCAGTTCGATCCGAGCGTACCGTTCGTTGCTCCGGCCAATTGGCAGCAGGGTCGCACGATCTTCGGAGGGCTTTCGGCGGCGCTGTCGTTGGAGGCGGTTCTGCGCGAACGTCCACAGGGCTTTCCTCCGTTCAAGTCTGCGCAGGTGTCATTCATAGGTCCGGTCACGCAAGCCCAGACATTCGATACAAGCGTGTTGCGCGAAGGGCGATCCGTGACTTCTGTGTCTGTCGACTGCAAGTCGGGCGATGAGCTGGCGTTGCGCACGACCTTGCTGTTCGCTCAACCACGAGCCAGCAGGATTACCCATGAGGCGTGGGGATGTCCGTTGGTGGAGGAGGCGTCGCGGTACACCACGCTGGCGCTGGACAGCACCATTGCGCCTGCCTGCGCCTTCAACTTCGAAATGCGTCCCGCAGGTGGGTCACTGCCGGTGTCCGGGGCTACAAATCCCGAGTTACTGATGTGGGTTCGTCACCTGGATGCCCAGGGAGTGGACCCAGCGGTGGCGTTGATCGCCCTCGCTGACAGTCTGCCGCCGGCCGCGATGACTTGCTTCACAGAGCCGGCAGCCATCAGCTCGGCTTCCTGGACAATCGATCTGCCGCAGCCCGCCGTGGCCGGCGAGTGGTTTCTCATCAGCGCCTTCAGCCAGCAGGCTTCGGAGGGCTACTCCTTGCAAGATATGGAAATCTGGGACGAAAGCGGTCGGCGAGTGCTTTGGGCGCGCCAGACCGTGGCGATTTTTACCTAA
- a CDS encoding efflux transporter outer membrane subunit: MSLKAFVPSLLALALSACAVGPDYKAPHTEAANITTATDGAAGQKNFDRARFEGVWWQQFDDPTLNALVTRSLDGNRELRVAFARLRAARAIRDDASNDVMPTITSRASSDLGKGQIPGQTTDRVNTERYDLGLDMAWELDLFGRIRRNLEATDADQQAVEADLYQLQVTMIAELVDAYGQLRGAQLREKIALANLKNQQDSRKITESLRDAGVGDQLDVVRADARLASVEASVPQLQAEQVRQRNRIATLLGERPDKLSVDLSPKQLPAIAKALPIGDPGELLQRRPDILSAERQLAAATARIGVAKADLFPRVSLSGFLGFTAGRGSQIGSSAANAWALGPSITWAAFDLGSVRARLRGADAEADGALATYEQQVLLALEESENAFSDYGKRQQRLISLIRQSESSRAAADLAEIRYREGTVDFLVLLDAQRERLAAEDTQAQAEVDLYRGIVAIYKALGGGWQPETVASN, translated from the coding sequence ATGAGTTTGAAAGCGTTCGTTCCGAGCTTGCTGGCCCTGGCGCTGAGCGCCTGCGCCGTGGGTCCGGACTACAAGGCACCACACACGGAGGCGGCGAACATCACCACCGCCACCGACGGTGCCGCCGGCCAGAAAAATTTCGACCGTGCCCGCTTCGAAGGCGTCTGGTGGCAGCAGTTCGACGACCCGACCCTCAACGCGTTGGTGACCCGCTCCCTGGATGGCAACCGCGAGTTGCGCGTGGCCTTCGCCCGCTTGCGTGCCGCCCGGGCGATTCGCGATGACGCCAGCAATGACGTGATGCCAACCATCACCAGCCGGGCCAGCAGCGACCTGGGCAAAGGCCAGATTCCCGGGCAGACCACCGACCGGGTCAACACCGAGCGTTACGACCTGGGCCTGGACATGGCCTGGGAGCTGGACCTGTTCGGACGCATCCGGCGCAACCTGGAAGCCACCGATGCCGATCAGCAGGCGGTCGAAGCCGACCTCTATCAGTTGCAGGTGACGATGATCGCCGAACTGGTGGACGCCTACGGTCAATTGCGCGGCGCGCAACTGCGGGAAAAGATCGCCTTGGCGAACCTGAAGAACCAGCAGGATTCGCGCAAGATCACCGAAAGCCTGCGTGATGCCGGCGTCGGCGATCAGCTCGATGTGGTGCGTGCCGATGCCCGCCTGGCGTCTGTAGAAGCCAGCGTGCCGCAACTGCAGGCCGAACAGGTACGCCAACGCAATCGCATCGCCACGTTGCTGGGCGAGCGCCCGGACAAACTCAGCGTGGACCTGAGCCCGAAACAATTGCCGGCCATCGCCAAGGCCCTGCCCATCGGCGATCCGGGTGAACTGCTGCAACGACGCCCGGACATTCTCAGTGCCGAGCGCCAACTGGCCGCCGCCACGGCACGCATCGGCGTGGCCAAGGCCGATCTGTTCCCGCGGGTCAGCCTGAGCGGTTTCCTCGGCTTCACGGCTGGACGCGGTTCGCAGATCGGTTCCTCGGCCGCCAATGCCTGGGCGCTGGGCCCGAGCATTACCTGGGCCGCTTTCGACCTGGGCAGCGTGCGGGCGCGCTTGCGCGGTGCCGACGCCGAGGCGGACGGCGCCCTGGCGACTTACGAACAGCAAGTGCTGCTGGCCCTGGAAGAATCGGAAAACGCCTTCAGTGACTACGGCAAGCGCCAGCAACGGCTGATTTCGCTGATCCGCCAAAGTGAATCGAGCCGCGCCGCCGCCGACCTGGCCGAGATTCGCTACCGCGAAGGCACCGTGGACTTCCTCGTGCTGCTCGATGCCCAACGTGAACGCCTGGCCGCCGAAGACACCCAGGCCCAGGCCGAAGTGGACTTGTACCGCGGCATCGTCGCGATCTACAAGGCCCTGGGTGGCGGGTGGCAACCGGAAACCGTTGCCAGCAACTGA
- a CDS encoding substrate-binding periplasmic protein: protein MSPTTRVLNASTKALYRLCLLLPLLATHEASAEPPVIELHIPDAPPLTFVNDPRGHGIVGDVAVAAMTRAGYTVKVHVLPWARAQKHVSEEHDHLITPLSRIPTREDRFTWIASIMPMERAFFSLERRVSSFAQAKETYRKIGVGLGSAQEDILRTEGFSDEQIYPLAIGDNPAQMLLMGRIDAWFNGVPESRYIWPKVSKRKLLMSSVGSNADLYLACSRQCSPEMVEHLRDAVEALRADGTVKRVHDLYLPQ, encoded by the coding sequence ATGAGCCCGACCACACGCGTTTTGAACGCCTCAACCAAAGCGCTTTACCGGCTTTGTCTGTTACTGCCACTGCTGGCTACCCATGAGGCGAGCGCTGAACCTCCGGTCATTGAACTGCACATTCCTGACGCACCACCGCTGACCTTCGTCAACGACCCCAGGGGCCACGGCATCGTGGGCGATGTCGCCGTGGCGGCCATGACCAGGGCCGGGTACACCGTAAAGGTCCATGTGCTTCCCTGGGCCCGGGCACAAAAGCATGTCAGCGAAGAACATGACCACTTGATCACCCCCCTGTCGCGCATCCCCACTCGTGAGGATCGCTTCACCTGGATCGCCTCGATCATGCCCATGGAGCGCGCCTTTTTCAGCCTCGAGCGGCGGGTGAGCAGCTTCGCCCAAGCGAAAGAAACCTACCGCAAGATCGGCGTCGGCCTGGGCAGCGCACAGGAAGATATCCTGCGCACCGAAGGCTTCAGCGATGAACAAATCTATCCGTTGGCCATCGGCGACAATCCCGCCCAGATGCTGTTGATGGGGCGCATCGATGCCTGGTTCAACGGGGTGCCGGAGAGTCGTTACATCTGGCCGAAGGTGTCCAAGCGCAAACTGCTCATGAGTTCGGTTGGCAGCAACGCCGACCTTTACCTGGCCTGCTCCAGGCAATGCTCACCGGAAATGGTCGAGCATTTGCGCGACGCGGTTGAAGCGCTTCGCGCGGATGGGACCGTCAAGCGTGTCCATGACCTTTATTTGCCGCAGTAG